The following proteins are encoded in a genomic region of Odontesthes bonariensis isolate fOdoBon6 chromosome 19, fOdoBon6.hap1, whole genome shotgun sequence:
- the LOC142368532 gene encoding circularly permutated Ras protein 1 isoform X2, with product MEFACSHVVCNWRPYRTASSPPPLPPRSFRKPRPTSLPLPPLSSFQPPFTPPSLPPPVPPRLDKLEGESRLNANVNIVSLSVGKLVDISQDAGMETFQRPVICGKCGAALSCLSSIQKDVWVCEFCGHGNSVDNSLARVCIGQRAGVRSDDLYLPNMSEDDYQNLEDTLVIFCVDISGSMSVTTEIASDTGSTVHISRLEGIQGALQRTLTSMLQQSPHRRVALVTFNDEVVVYGDGTGTPLTLRDWALVDYDHIWQQAATYSVPHCIAETYNQLIQKVTDLRENGATSLGPAALASVAMASRYPGSKVILCTDGRANIGLGEMEQLTSPSSSTQPPYFYRHLALQAVGKGVIISVMTFEGTDCRLVDIGSLADVTGGRVNIVSIGTVATEIQSVSADNVLATGVTATLLASDGVYFPYEDENNYRLVREIGNVTKGVEITFQFAIKPDFMEVFLQKGSLPFQLQLSFKTRDQQKITRIITEQRPVATSNQILVGRLNVAVLGVHCAQLCASLTMEGRVQEAQKQLKAQQTLLNLVSKLRPIQKEESIYGNWMDAMTTICDNITTESQILTDEAAEVVYQMRRASNVSNNYYSTSNETQMKTKKKKKASMEV from the exons ATGGAGTTCGCCTGCAGCCATGTTGTATGTAACTGGAGGCCATACAGAACAG CTTCATCTCCTCCACCGCTGCCTCCTCGAAGTTTTAGGAAACCTCGGCCTACATCCCTTCCTCTCCCCCCTCTTTCTTCCTTTCAGCCTCCATTCACCCCTCCCTCCCTGCCCCCTCCTGTTCCCCCTAGAC TTGACAAGCTGGAGGGGGAGAGCAGGTTGAACGCAAACGTCAACATCGTCTCCCTCAGTGTCGGAAAACTGGTCGACATCAGCCAAG ATGCAGGTATGGAAACCTTCCAGAGACCAGTAATTTGTGGGAAATGCGGTGCTGCGTTGTCATGTCTCAGTTCTATACAGAAGGAT GTGTGGGTATGTGAATTCTGTGGCCATGGAAACAGTGTAGACAACAGTTTGGCTCGAGTTTGCATCGGTCAGCGCGCAGGTGTGCGCAGCGACGACCTTTATCTGCCCAACATGAGCGAAGACGACTATCAGAACCTGGAGGACACGCTGGTCATtttctgtgtggacatttcTGGCAGCATGAGTGTCAcaacagag ATTGCATCAGACACTGGCTCCACAGTACACATATCCAGACTAGAG GGTATTCAGGGTGCCCTCCAGAGGACGCTAACGTCTATGCTGCAACAGTCGCCTCACAGGAGGGTGGCACTGGTGACATTCAATGATGAG GTTGTGGTATACGGTGACGGTACTGGTACTCCTCTCACTCTCAGGGACTGGGCCTTGGTTGACTACGACCATATATGGCAACAAGCGGCGACTTACAGCGTCCCTCACTGCATCGCTGAGACATACAACCAGCTGATCCAGAAAGTTACAGA CCTCAGGGAAAATGGGGCTACATCTCTGGGTCCGGCAGCTTTGGCCTCCGTTGCTATGGCGTCAAGGTACCCTGGCTCAAAG GTCATTTTGTGCACTGACGGCAGAGCCAACATCGGACTCGGTGAGATGGAGCAATTGACCTCTCCGTCTTCCTCTACCCAACCTCCATATTTCTACAGACACCTGGCTCTGCAAGCTGTGGGGAAAGG AGTCATAATATCGGTAATGACTTTTGAAGGAACAGATTGTCGCCTGGTTGATATTGGGAGTCTGGCTGATGTAACTGGAGGAAGG GTGAACATCGTCAGCATCGGTACCGTGGCAACAGAGATCCAGTCAGTCTCTGCAGACAACGTCCTGGCAACGGGAGTCACAGCAACCCTGCTTGCTTCTGATGGAGT ATATTTTCCCTATGAGGATGAAAACAATTACAGACTGGTGAGAGAGATAGGAAATGTAACAAAGGGGGTTGAGATCACCTTCCAATTTGCTATAAAACCAGATTTTATGGAAG TTTTTCTCCAGAAAGGATCACTTCCATTCCAACTGCAGCTGAGCTTCAAAACCAGAGATCAACAAAAAATCACTCGCATCATCACCGAACAGCGACCTGTTGCAACTAGCAA TCAAATTCTTGTGGGTAGACTCAACGTGGCGGTACTTGGCGTTCACTGCGCTCAGCTCTGTGCCAGTTTAACAATGGAGGGCCGGGTGCAGGAGgcacagaagcagctgaaagcgCAACAAACCCTGCTCAATCTAGTGAG TAAGTTGAGGCCAATCCAAAAAGAAGAGAGTATCTATGGTAACTGGATGGACGCCATGACAACAATCTGTGATAACATCACAACAGAATCCCAG attttgactgatgaagcaGCTGAGGTGGTGTACCAGATGAGGAGGGCCAGCAACGTCAGCAACAACTACTACAGCACCTCAAATGAGACCCAGATgaagacaaagaagaagaaaaaggccTCCATGGaagtttga
- the LOC142368532 gene encoding circularly permutated Ras protein 1 isoform X1, translating into MEFACSHVVCNWRPYRTASSPPPLPPRSFRKPRPTSLPLPPLSSFQPPFTPPSLPPPVPPRLDKLEGESRLNANVNIVSLSVGKLVDISQDAGMETFQRPVICGKCGAALSCLSSIQKDQVWVCEFCGHGNSVDNSLARVCIGQRAGVRSDDLYLPNMSEDDYQNLEDTLVIFCVDISGSMSVTTEIASDTGSTVHISRLEGIQGALQRTLTSMLQQSPHRRVALVTFNDEVVVYGDGTGTPLTLRDWALVDYDHIWQQAATYSVPHCIAETYNQLIQKVTDLRENGATSLGPAALASVAMASRYPGSKVILCTDGRANIGLGEMEQLTSPSSSTQPPYFYRHLALQAVGKGVIISVMTFEGTDCRLVDIGSLADVTGGRVNIVSIGTVATEIQSVSADNVLATGVTATLLASDGVYFPYEDENNYRLVREIGNVTKGVEITFQFAIKPDFMEVFLQKGSLPFQLQLSFKTRDQQKITRIITEQRPVATSNQILVGRLNVAVLGVHCAQLCASLTMEGRVQEAQKQLKAQQTLLNLVSKLRPIQKEESIYGNWMDAMTTICDNITTESQILTDEAAEVVYQMRRASNVSNNYYSTSNETQMKTKKKKKASMEV; encoded by the exons ATGGAGTTCGCCTGCAGCCATGTTGTATGTAACTGGAGGCCATACAGAACAG CTTCATCTCCTCCACCGCTGCCTCCTCGAAGTTTTAGGAAACCTCGGCCTACATCCCTTCCTCTCCCCCCTCTTTCTTCCTTTCAGCCTCCATTCACCCCTCCCTCCCTGCCCCCTCCTGTTCCCCCTAGAC TTGACAAGCTGGAGGGGGAGAGCAGGTTGAACGCAAACGTCAACATCGTCTCCCTCAGTGTCGGAAAACTGGTCGACATCAGCCAAG ATGCAGGTATGGAAACCTTCCAGAGACCAGTAATTTGTGGGAAATGCGGTGCTGCGTTGTCATGTCTCAGTTCTATACAGAAGGAT CAGGTGTGGGTATGTGAATTCTGTGGCCATGGAAACAGTGTAGACAACAGTTTGGCTCGAGTTTGCATCGGTCAGCGCGCAGGTGTGCGCAGCGACGACCTTTATCTGCCCAACATGAGCGAAGACGACTATCAGAACCTGGAGGACACGCTGGTCATtttctgtgtggacatttcTGGCAGCATGAGTGTCAcaacagag ATTGCATCAGACACTGGCTCCACAGTACACATATCCAGACTAGAG GGTATTCAGGGTGCCCTCCAGAGGACGCTAACGTCTATGCTGCAACAGTCGCCTCACAGGAGGGTGGCACTGGTGACATTCAATGATGAG GTTGTGGTATACGGTGACGGTACTGGTACTCCTCTCACTCTCAGGGACTGGGCCTTGGTTGACTACGACCATATATGGCAACAAGCGGCGACTTACAGCGTCCCTCACTGCATCGCTGAGACATACAACCAGCTGATCCAGAAAGTTACAGA CCTCAGGGAAAATGGGGCTACATCTCTGGGTCCGGCAGCTTTGGCCTCCGTTGCTATGGCGTCAAGGTACCCTGGCTCAAAG GTCATTTTGTGCACTGACGGCAGAGCCAACATCGGACTCGGTGAGATGGAGCAATTGACCTCTCCGTCTTCCTCTACCCAACCTCCATATTTCTACAGACACCTGGCTCTGCAAGCTGTGGGGAAAGG AGTCATAATATCGGTAATGACTTTTGAAGGAACAGATTGTCGCCTGGTTGATATTGGGAGTCTGGCTGATGTAACTGGAGGAAGG GTGAACATCGTCAGCATCGGTACCGTGGCAACAGAGATCCAGTCAGTCTCTGCAGACAACGTCCTGGCAACGGGAGTCACAGCAACCCTGCTTGCTTCTGATGGAGT ATATTTTCCCTATGAGGATGAAAACAATTACAGACTGGTGAGAGAGATAGGAAATGTAACAAAGGGGGTTGAGATCACCTTCCAATTTGCTATAAAACCAGATTTTATGGAAG TTTTTCTCCAGAAAGGATCACTTCCATTCCAACTGCAGCTGAGCTTCAAAACCAGAGATCAACAAAAAATCACTCGCATCATCACCGAACAGCGACCTGTTGCAACTAGCAA TCAAATTCTTGTGGGTAGACTCAACGTGGCGGTACTTGGCGTTCACTGCGCTCAGCTCTGTGCCAGTTTAACAATGGAGGGCCGGGTGCAGGAGgcacagaagcagctgaaagcgCAACAAACCCTGCTCAATCTAGTGAG TAAGTTGAGGCCAATCCAAAAAGAAGAGAGTATCTATGGTAACTGGATGGACGCCATGACAACAATCTGTGATAACATCACAACAGAATCCCAG attttgactgatgaagcaGCTGAGGTGGTGTACCAGATGAGGAGGGCCAGCAACGTCAGCAACAACTACTACAGCACCTCAAATGAGACCCAGATgaagacaaagaagaagaaaaaggccTCCATGGaagtttga
- the LOC142368532 gene encoding circularly permutated Ras protein 1 isoform X3, translated as MEFACSHVVCNWRPYRTASSPPPLPPRSFRKPRPTSLPLPPLSSFQPPFTPPSLPPPVPPRLDKLEGESRLNANVNIVSLSVGKLVDISQGMETFQRPVICGKCGAALSCLSSIQKDQVWVCEFCGHGNSVDNSLARVCIGQRAGVRSDDLYLPNMSEDDYQNLEDTLVIFCVDISGSMSVTTEIASDTGSTVHISRLEGIQGALQRTLTSMLQQSPHRRVALVTFNDEVVVYGDGTGTPLTLRDWALVDYDHIWQQAATYSVPHCIAETYNQLIQKVTDLRENGATSLGPAALASVAMASRYPGSKVILCTDGRANIGLGEMEQLTSPSSSTQPPYFYRHLALQAVGKGVIISVMTFEGTDCRLVDIGSLADVTGGRVNIVSIGTVATEIQSVSADNVLATGVTATLLASDGVYFPYEDENNYRLVREIGNVTKGVEITFQFAIKPDFMEVFLQKGSLPFQLQLSFKTRDQQKITRIITEQRPVATSNQILVGRLNVAVLGVHCAQLCASLTMEGRVQEAQKQLKAQQTLLNLVSKLRPIQKEESIYGNWMDAMTTICDNITTESQILTDEAAEVVYQMRRASNVSNNYYSTSNETQMKTKKKKKASMEV; from the exons ATGGAGTTCGCCTGCAGCCATGTTGTATGTAACTGGAGGCCATACAGAACAG CTTCATCTCCTCCACCGCTGCCTCCTCGAAGTTTTAGGAAACCTCGGCCTACATCCCTTCCTCTCCCCCCTCTTTCTTCCTTTCAGCCTCCATTCACCCCTCCCTCCCTGCCCCCTCCTGTTCCCCCTAGAC TTGACAAGCTGGAGGGGGAGAGCAGGTTGAACGCAAACGTCAACATCGTCTCCCTCAGTGTCGGAAAACTGGTCGACATCAGCCAAG GTATGGAAACCTTCCAGAGACCAGTAATTTGTGGGAAATGCGGTGCTGCGTTGTCATGTCTCAGTTCTATACAGAAGGAT CAGGTGTGGGTATGTGAATTCTGTGGCCATGGAAACAGTGTAGACAACAGTTTGGCTCGAGTTTGCATCGGTCAGCGCGCAGGTGTGCGCAGCGACGACCTTTATCTGCCCAACATGAGCGAAGACGACTATCAGAACCTGGAGGACACGCTGGTCATtttctgtgtggacatttcTGGCAGCATGAGTGTCAcaacagag ATTGCATCAGACACTGGCTCCACAGTACACATATCCAGACTAGAG GGTATTCAGGGTGCCCTCCAGAGGACGCTAACGTCTATGCTGCAACAGTCGCCTCACAGGAGGGTGGCACTGGTGACATTCAATGATGAG GTTGTGGTATACGGTGACGGTACTGGTACTCCTCTCACTCTCAGGGACTGGGCCTTGGTTGACTACGACCATATATGGCAACAAGCGGCGACTTACAGCGTCCCTCACTGCATCGCTGAGACATACAACCAGCTGATCCAGAAAGTTACAGA CCTCAGGGAAAATGGGGCTACATCTCTGGGTCCGGCAGCTTTGGCCTCCGTTGCTATGGCGTCAAGGTACCCTGGCTCAAAG GTCATTTTGTGCACTGACGGCAGAGCCAACATCGGACTCGGTGAGATGGAGCAATTGACCTCTCCGTCTTCCTCTACCCAACCTCCATATTTCTACAGACACCTGGCTCTGCAAGCTGTGGGGAAAGG AGTCATAATATCGGTAATGACTTTTGAAGGAACAGATTGTCGCCTGGTTGATATTGGGAGTCTGGCTGATGTAACTGGAGGAAGG GTGAACATCGTCAGCATCGGTACCGTGGCAACAGAGATCCAGTCAGTCTCTGCAGACAACGTCCTGGCAACGGGAGTCACAGCAACCCTGCTTGCTTCTGATGGAGT ATATTTTCCCTATGAGGATGAAAACAATTACAGACTGGTGAGAGAGATAGGAAATGTAACAAAGGGGGTTGAGATCACCTTCCAATTTGCTATAAAACCAGATTTTATGGAAG TTTTTCTCCAGAAAGGATCACTTCCATTCCAACTGCAGCTGAGCTTCAAAACCAGAGATCAACAAAAAATCACTCGCATCATCACCGAACAGCGACCTGTTGCAACTAGCAA TCAAATTCTTGTGGGTAGACTCAACGTGGCGGTACTTGGCGTTCACTGCGCTCAGCTCTGTGCCAGTTTAACAATGGAGGGCCGGGTGCAGGAGgcacagaagcagctgaaagcgCAACAAACCCTGCTCAATCTAGTGAG TAAGTTGAGGCCAATCCAAAAAGAAGAGAGTATCTATGGTAACTGGATGGACGCCATGACAACAATCTGTGATAACATCACAACAGAATCCCAG attttgactgatgaagcaGCTGAGGTGGTGTACCAGATGAGGAGGGCCAGCAACGTCAGCAACAACTACTACAGCACCTCAAATGAGACCCAGATgaagacaaagaagaagaaaaaggccTCCATGGaagtttga